The following DNA comes from Osmerus eperlanus chromosome 5, fOsmEpe2.1, whole genome shotgun sequence.
GATTGCAACAACACTTCCCACGCCTCCTGTTCTAACTGTAGTTCTGAGATTGAGAAATGATCATCGAACGTAGCATCAGGAGTGTTCGTCAAGTTGATTGTTCCCAGCTGTGGTAACATCAACCTAGCCTGTCACAAGGGTGCTAATAAGCTAGTTCTCTCTTTCTGGCCATATATCCAAGGAAGTTTATGATACTGTTcttagttgttttttttatccatTAGGAAATGCCACTAATCTTCCATCGTCTCCTTATCCCTTCATttacattccctctctctctctctccctctctctctcacactctctctctctctccttttcccccaaGTGTAGCACACAGCTGCCTTTTCATTACACAATCTTTAAAGCATGTTTACTAGAGTGTCTTGGAGAACTACTGCCATGTCATAAAGATCTTAGAGTAGTTGCCACTTTTTAATCTCCAAAACGTAATTATGGACAATTTATCCGACACCTTCTCCAAGTGGTGAGAAAGAAGGAGCCAAAGAAGCCATATATTGAATCAGAGGCTGTGCCTTTTTAAACTGTGGTAACTTGACATGGGGTAGTCCCACTGTAGTCTGTAATTGTGGCTTGATCATAGAGAGGCTTGGGAAAATTCAACAACGGTTTGGAAAGCTAGCTGTTTCCTCTCTGCACCCCTGGGGGATAAATGGTACTTTGCATACTGGTTCAGAAGATCAAATGATTGTCATGTCATCACTGGCCGACTGTAAGGTTGTGTCCGTGACAACCAAGCTCCGTCAACACTTCACGACCAACCAGATTTGGATCTTGTTCTTTGTTTTGAACCTAACCACAGTCCTGTTGTAACAGTTCAAACGTACCGCTCCTGCAGGTGTTGTTTAACTGCCAGCCGCCACACGCCACAGGTCGGCATAAACAACATTTACATGACTTCAGACCTAAAGCATTCAAACGTTGAAAAGCCTACTTGCTCGTTATTCCTAATTAGCCATAGAAGTTGTAAAACAAACAAGTTGACATATGCACATTAGTTTACTTTAGTAGCTAGCTAAACAGCTTAATCATGTTGGGAATGCCAGTCGCATTCTTAACATCCAGCTCCTGGCAGGATGAAACACTTTCATCCCAGGACTTTTAAAAATAAAGAATGGGTCCATCGTTGTGGCAGTGCTAGTAGTTATAAATAGCATGCTTCACTAATAGAGCTCTCTGTAGACTGTCAGGCAGTGGAAGAAAGCAGGCGCGCATGTTTGGAGTTACCCGTGGTGACCCTGCTAAAGGTCACACTGGGAAAATCTCTGTGGGAAATGGGGCTTTCTTGTAGCGCTACAAGAAGAGTTTCCACAGTTTTGAAAAGCAGGTGTTTTGATGAAACCAAATAGGGTGTGTAGGTTGATGTAAGTTGTTCTGCATATTTTGTGTGTTGACCAGAAGCAGTTGGTTCAATATTAGCCAATAAGAGGGGCCTGGGTAGCCCTACCGTGAAGTGGAAAAAAGCACTCAATTGAACAGTGACTGACAGTACAAGGCTTGTGGATTTATACTTAATGAATACATAGCTAATGAGTAGGCTGCATACTAAATTCTAAGAGAATGTAATAATATTCAGAGTTAGCGGTGTGTAAAATGTCTTGTTCTTGCACTGGCCTAAACTCTAAGGTGTATGGTTTTGGAACATAATTTCTGATTAAGAGCCAGGGATAAATAGGAAAACATGGCACTCTATAAAACACATTATTTTAGTGCCACATAAAAATGCATTTTGGCCACCACCCCAGTTTTAGgttggaaagggagggagggctatTATCCAGTTGTCTATTCTGTGTAGTAGGGCTTCTATATTTTTTTACGTGTAGCCTAGTGACcgtggggcctgttccataaatcGAGTTATTCGGTAAAGTCTCTTTATGAAACAGGCCCCCGGAGTGTTTAGATCTCACCAGGCCCTTTCCCCACTTCCTGAGCTGTCGACCTGGGAGAAGAGATGACGGTAAACTTCCCCGTCTTTTCCAGTCTTACCACGCCTGTAACTTACCCCACAGCCGGCGTCAGCGAGACTACCTCGTAGCCTAATGCAAGCATCGACTTGTTACAGGAAGTAGTCCAGTGCCCGTGTGGTTTATATTTTAGACTGTGACGGGTTTTTCTAGTTCTCTTAGCAGAGAGGATATATAGCTATGCGTTCTCTTGTTTGTTTCCATTTTTCTAATCAAATAACTATTATCCTAGCTAGGTGAATAGCGTCGTCGGTGTCACGGGGGTCGTTAAAGCcatatgtagctagctaacgcTGTGGTGTGGTGACGGATAAGATAACCCACATTTTTATTTACCTGTCTTGACGGCCTCCTCCTACAACCCTAACCTCTCCATGACTCTTTGCCCCCATGTTCCCCTCATTTCATGGCGATGTGAGAGATATAATGTTCTGTGATGATGACTTGAATTCTGTGTTGCCCAATTAGTTTATTGCAAAATTCATTCGTGATGTAATCGCTAGTTTTGTGAGGCTTGTTGCTTTGTTTCAACACACGCTAGTCCATATGGCGGCAAATGCGTTTGTTGCGTTTAGACTAGTTATTTGTTGTGAATAGTCCTCGGGGCAGGTGCAATACACCTGGCATGTGCAATACACCTGGCATGTGCAATACACCTGGCAGGTGCAATACACCTGGCAGGTGCAATACACCTGGCATGTGCAATACACCTGGCAGGTGCAATACACCTGGCATGTGCAATACACCTGGCAGGTGCAATACACCTGGCatgcagtggcgaaaatctgctatcaatttttttttgggggggggacaatTAAATAGACATTTtttcaagagcaattcctgagggtgACACCAAAATGACTTCTGTAACACATaacctacattgtaatatgttaaatgtatattattaatattatttaaatttccttatgtttacactgatttattgggggggacaaatcatctttttcccaggatgggggggtcatgtcccccctctcccccccgggATTTACGCCTATGCTGGCATGTGCAATACACCTGGCAAATGTCAACTTCCTACAGGATCTTGATAATCGtgccacagacatacacacacagacgaaaTATTTGCCTTAAATACTTTGTCATGTCTGTGGTTCATCTGCCTGTCTATACCATGCCAAAAACCTCTAGTGCTGAACAAACTAAGGCCTAAAACCGTTGTATGGTATTTACCACGTTAGCACAACCTAAactaaaacacagacacacctcctCACGGCCACAAGCAGGGGCAGACTGGGGGGAAAAAGTGCCCCGGGAGTTACTGTCAGACCGGCCACTCAATACACGACGCGTTGCCCACTCAATGCATCGCACGTATCGACCAGTCAGTGGCCTACTTGGAAAAATACCCATACACTTAACACTTAATTATTTTGGATTATTACAAAGAAATTacatcatatatatattttcttatGTTGAACTTCCAAAGTCCGTAAGAACACATTTCAGAAGACACTTCAGAACATCTTTGAAAAATAGTCACCATGAGTGTAAATACAGATCGCGAGGAGGAGTATAAAAATCAGTCAGTGATTTTAGACTACTAAAGGTCTTAGAGCAAATTATACGTGTTCAAGCTGTGTAATATGGAAAATAGTTGGAGGTGCCGGCGATGTCAGAGGGAGGGCCGGTTGGTGATGGAAGTTTTGGACCATCCCAACCCCGTCGGCCCACCCCCGGTATCCCTGATGGCCAGTCCGCCCCTGGCCACAAGCCACTATGTGGTGAAATCAGGTGTTAATCTCCACCCACCTCAAACCTCTGTGGTTCCAGTTGGGTATCATCCAGCCTAGCCTCTGACAGCACAGAACGCGCAACAACAACATGATGAGTGTCCACAGACAGCTTGCTCACTGCAGCTGTTTCCTCGTGTTGTGTTTGATGTGGAGGCAGCTTGAGGTGAGCTGTGTTAAGATCCAGCCGTGTACGGCTCTTCCTGTTATTCACTCCTGCTGGGCACGAGCTGTGTGTGGTCACTGCTAATGTCTGCAGCACTGCTGTTTTGCATCCATCCCAAACTTAAATACATCAGGTTTTATATTGTTTTATCTGTTTGTTGAGCTTGGTTGTTAGCAGTGGTTTGCCtcgcaaagttattttgttgacAAACCAAACGGCCACCACAAGTTCAGTACAGTCCAACTGCTCAAAAAAGGAAACCAAAGATTTAGGTACCATCAGCTCATCGGAAGCATCTCCACATCAAGCTACGCTAGGTGTACGTGAACGCTAACTGTGTGCTATCTCCTGTGCCTGAACGCTAACTGTGTGCTATCTCCTGTGCCTGAACGCTAACTGTGTGCTATCTCGTGTGCCTGCCTCAGGTACGACGGCGAGCTGAAGACAAGCAGCTCtctggaggaggatgagggcttCAGCGACTGGACCCAGCGCCTGGAGAGACGGCGGCAGCAGCGCATGGaggagctggggcaggggcaggagcgGGGAAAGGAGGCGGCAAGCAGAGAAGCTGAAATGCCCGAAAACACCCTCTCCGTCACGGACACGGCCGCTACGCGTCTGCAAAGAAAAGccaaggaaggggaggaggatgaggtgaaGACATTGACATGGAAGGAGGGtgagaaaaggaggaagggaaATGAGGAGGATAAAGAGGAGAGGGGCCGAGGGggagtgaagcagagagagcaggaggaggtgcgaGTGGAGCAGATGAGAGTCCTAAAGAAGAAGGAGAACCAGAGACCGGAGGTTGAGGTAAGGATATTCCCTGAACAGCATTCAAAGATCGGTTGAAATTCCTACATCTCCAGTTAATCAAAATCATGGGATCGGAAGAAGTCTGTTCTGGGAAACTACCATCTCAAACCCATCATGTGACTCCTCCGTCTGTGAACCTCcaggtgaaggagagaagacAAGAAGTGAAGGTGTCCCACACATCGAAAGTGTTTGTGAATCAGGAAGCCAAGCACAACACCAATGGAAATGTAGCCacagaggaagtgacatcacaccTGGTAAAAACCAAAAGGACTTCCAGGTGAGTTAGCAAAGAAAACAAATCCCTCGTAtcgatgtgtgtgtagagaggatCTACAGCACATTCTGCAACAAAAATCTGTTATTTCTCCCTCAATCAACCTCTATTTTCTCTCCAGTACCTCCACCGGCCACGTGGCCCCAGCAGcagagctgggggaggctgaGGAAAGGGCGATGATTCTGGAGACTGAGCAGAGGCTGGAGAAGTTCAGACGCTGCCACCAGGAGAAGGAGAACCAGGAGCTGGAGCTGCTCCGTCTGAGGCAGGCGGAGGcagagcaggagctggaggagctgaagaggaggagggaggagaggcgggaggccagggagggagaggagcgcaggagaggggcggaggagcAGCTACGCCAGGCCAAGGAAGAGGTGAAGGAACACagtctgaagacacacacaaatatagttGGGTTTCATATAATATATCATCACGAAATCTATTACTTATTTGTATAATTATGAATATAATATGATTCCAAATCCTGAGGAAGAGAACCACATCTGCACAAGCAGCCCTGGAGAACAGGAAGGTGTAGCGAGCGTTCAGTCTGTCTGACCTGTGGGGGGTGCTGTGTCTcaggcggagaggaggaggatgaaggaggacaTTGagcggaggaggatggaggcggCAGAGAAGATGAAGACGCTTAGTGCCTctggggaggaaggagaaggggtgTTCAGCCCTGTCAGCCACACGCACAAGGTAACACTTCCTCTGCACCCAGAGGTCTGTCACTGACTGGAGTTAAACCTAACATGGCTATCGTGTATTTCTCATAATAATCATGctttaaatatatttaaatatgATAACTATCATATACATgaactgtatatgtatgtatccTGAATATATATGAACAGCAAGCAAAGTTATGAACTGTAACTTAAATTTTTACAGCCACCGTGAGTTGAGTTTTGAGCCAGtaagttgcatgtgtgtgtgttcatcatgtgtgtgtgttcatgtacaGTTTGTGACATGTGTGATCCAAATGTCAGCATTCACACTGTTTCCACTTTACCGTTCTCTGGTGCATGTAGTGTTTCACACATGGATttggactggtgtgtgtgtgtgtgtgtgagttcaatGTGTCAACAGAGACAAAAGCTGCTTTGAGTTTGGAAATTGAATAACCCTCCCTCACTTTTAGTTTTTACACCATCAAACCATCTACGATAAGACAGAATGATAGCTTTTATAGCATGTCTGTGTTAAAGCAATAGCTAGCTTCTGTTCCTCTGGTTTGTAGACAAGGCAGAACATGCTGTCCTTCAGGTCATGGGCAAAGACACGTCTTGCACATGTCCATGTGTGGTTTACTGTCTGCCAAGCTAATGAACAACGATGTCCACTAAGCTGCACCGTGTTTGATAGTGATCCAGTGTTATTCTACCACTGCCTGGCTTGTGCCTTGAAATGCATGACCTCTGTGTTCTGTAACATGGTGTTGTCAGTCAAATGTTGCATTTCTCATCTTTCAATTAGTCATTTGTCAGTAAAACTTCAATAATTAAATTCATATTCCGTTTAAATCTTATTTGGTCCAATAATCATATTTGCATCCAGCTAAATCAACTTCTAAATCTGGGACAGAATCCCCAGATGCCGTTTCAGCCGCATGCTATTTCTAACACATTACTCTGACAAGACCAGTTCCTTCCGGCAAGGCAACCTGCTGCTGAACAggataaataataagtagacaTACAACTTCACTAAACTGAAACTACACTGAAGGATCTCCATGTTGTCGTTGTGGGGCTGGCGTGTGTGAGGTGATGTGTTCAGGAGGTTTGCCTCCGGGTTGCTGTCATCAGCTTccctctgcttgtgtgtgagttcagAGAGAGAATGACGAGGGTTTGACAGCAGAAAATGCTGGCTTGGTGAGTGGGGGTCTGAAGGCTGTGCTCTTTGATTTCGGTCCAGGGTTTCAGCTGCAACATAAGGGAtccttgtgtgtgggtggaacTAGAGCATGCAAGCATGCCTGGCCGTGGCTACTTTGAAGTATGACCCCTCTGGCAACCGGGGGCAGACTGCAGTCTGATCCCTTTCCCAACCACACGCTTCTACACAGATAATGATTTCGAGTTATTTTGATAACCACCAGAAAATTGGAGCCTAGTGATGACTTTAACCAGGCATTTCCTTTGGAAGAGAGCAAACTGTAAAGCAGTCCAAGTAAATAATATAATATCAATGTCGTCATCTAAAACGCCAGTCAGAATGCTGTAAATATACAGCTTTAGGTTATAGCATGCAGCTGAAATGGCCAAAacttttaaaataatgattCATAAAACTACAAAAAACAAACCTTGGATTGAGCAATGCAGCTTGAAGATGTCATATTAATAGGAAGTGACATGTCACATATGCTTGATAAAGACCAGTAGACATGGTTCTGTTTGATTTGGGCTGAGTGCAGATTACCACTATCAGCAGCTTTCCCAGTCTGAGCAGATCTGTGGGGGGAAACCtccaccctgtcctcctcttctgttCCAGATCACAGAGAGAACGGAATCCTTGAACCGATCCCTCAAGAAAAGGTAAGCGGTCAAACAGCACATCGTACGACTCAAGCTAATTCCTCAAACCGT
Coding sequences within:
- the lsp1a gene encoding non-muscle caldesmon; amino-acid sequence: MSGAILRRNSSKQGLQNLLRVTAQRSVEDAEEVERERRRRARESFRRGSSPPGGVSQDNGTPAEDGLYDGELKTSSSLEEDEGFSDWTQRLERRRQQRMEELGQGQERGKEAASREAEMPENTLSVTDTAATRLQRKAKEGEEDEVKTLTWKEGEKRRKGNEEDKEERGRGGVKQREQEEVRVEQMRVLKKKENQRPEVEVKERRQEVKVSHTSKVFVNQEAKHNTNGNVATEEVTSHLVKTKRTSSTSTGHVAPAAELGEAEERAMILETEQRLEKFRRCHQEKENQELELLRLRQAEAEQELEELKRRREERREAREGEERRRGAEEQLRQAKEEAERRRMKEDIERRRMEAAEKMKTLSASGEEGEGVFSPVSHTHKITERTESLNRSLKKSNSFKKTLPPILLSKMDDRLEQYTQAIESSQEAKAAKQALVDIPSTPEAVASKKNLFEAGEAWSQSPAKGTPCKDAEGLKVGVADLITQWVKRNPDDSGKQSPSRPSDVRPGDVMQKKNMWEIIGDSSPGRPGAKGTPSVKRYKFVVTGHGKYEKIPVDENGDEYTNADGKSDLCQVDY